A genomic region of Raphanus sativus cultivar WK10039 chromosome 6, ASM80110v3, whole genome shotgun sequence contains the following coding sequences:
- the LOC108808607 gene encoding hexokinase-1-like: MAGAYFPNQENWTPNMSAMYSDTSPDLKVVGSKLKDILEAPTTSLKMRKVVISLCNIIATRGARLSAAGIYGILKKIGRDASKDGETQESVIAMDGGLFEHYTQFSECMESSLKELLGEEASESVEVIHSNDGSGVGAALLAASLSQYLEDS, from the exons ATGGCAGGGGCTTACTTCCCAAATCAGGAGAACTg GACACCGAACATGTCTGCTATGTACAGCGACACTTCTCCGGATTTGAAGGTTGTTGGAAGCAAGTTAAAGGACATATTAGAG GCCCCTACGACTTCACTGAAGATGAGAAAAGTTGTGATCAGTCTCTGTAATATCATCGCCACCCGAGGAGCTCGTCTATCTGCTGCAGGGATCTACGGAATCCTCAAGAAAATAGGAAGAGACGCATCAAAAGATGGAGAAACACAGGAGTCTGTGATAGCCATGGACGGTGGGCTGTTCGAGCACTACACTCAGTTCAGCGAGTGTATGGAGAGCTCATTGAAAGAGCTGCTTGGAGAAGAAGCATCAGAGAGCGTGGAGGTGATTCATTCGAATGACGGGTCTGGCGTTGGAGCCGCACTACTCGCTGCCTCGCTCTCTCAGTACCTCGAGGACTCTTAA
- the LOC108808608 gene encoding putative F-box protein At2g04810 gives MIAAIKDFIMRMVNRQELVKPTEWSKLPPDVLREILETLSPLDSHRAKLVCSDWYTVWKTCDNLPPCPLQIIHIGGSPILSERYEIEPDDGQDLHKNPRRIIHDEGGSSTWSENIQYPSKLGGQNFEWCSCMASYGSWLLIYQCEIYLLNLTTFERINLPTMNMPRRDRNHNWERGPLDGEEVSEDDLQWKNAAVLWIDDTSRDYLVAWIFRQTYLISHKKGDDSWSSFNIQGEGSGFMDAAYRNGKLYVLTADKHINIFDFSRDLPRKLNSYKYRPFRFDEKPWESIWKTRLAVKESGEVLIVLSLENLKNDQEKLLFYVFKMNLESFKWERVYSIGDNEMLFFGHGFTVKAPVEDRFGHHGIKSDTINFVEDDVWPDHDDDHDSVCGVFDLATSRIEWPKKTCYYISRTQWFVPGVAYY, from the coding sequence ATGATTGCTGCGATCAAGGATTTCATCATGAGAATGGTGAATAGACAAGAACTGGTTAAGCCTACCGAATGGTCCAAACTTCCCCCTGATGTTTTGCGAGAGATCTTGGAAACATTGAGCCCTCTTGATTCTCACCGAGCAAAACTCGTTTGCTCAGATTGGTATACCGTCTGGAAAACATGCGATAATCTGCCTCCATGTCCGCTTCAGATCATACACATAGGTGGTTCTCCGATCTTGTCCGAACGCTACGAAATTGAACCAGACGACGGACAAGATTTACACAAGAACCCTCGCCGGATCATACACGACGAAGGTGGTTCTTCTACCTGGTCGGAAAACATTCAATACCCAAGTAAACTCGGCGGACAAAATTTTGAGTGGTGCTCTTGTATGGCTAGTTACGGGAGTTGGCTCCTGATATATCAGTGTGAAATCTATCTTTTGAACCTTACAACGTTTGAAAGGATCAATCTTCCAACAATGAACATGCCACGACGTGATAGGAATCATAATTGGGAACGTGGACCTTTGGACGGGGAAGAAGTGTCGGAAGACGATCTCCAATGGAAAAACGCAGCTGTTCTGTGGATAGACGACACGTCACGTGATTATTTAGTTGCATGGATATTCCGACAGACTTACTTGATCTCACACAAGAAAGGAGATGATTCGTGGTCCAGTTTCAATATCCAGGGCGAAGGTTCGGGTTTCATGGATGCGGCTTACAGGAACGGTAAGCTTTACGTGTTGACAGCTGATAAGCACATCAATATTTTCGATTTCTCTCGAGATTTACCTAGAAAGTTAAACAGTTATAAGTATCGTCCTTTTCGCTTTGATGAGAAACCGTGGGAAAGTATTTGGAAGACTAGACTAGCTGTTAAGGAATCTGGAGAGGTTCTCATCGTCTTGAGTTTAGAAAATTTGAAGAACGATCAAGAGAAGCTTTTGTTTTACGTATTTAAGATGAATCTTGAGAGTTTTAAGTGGGAGAGAGTATATTCTATTGGAGACAATGAGATGTTGTTTTTTGGTCATGGTTTTACGGTAAAAGCACCGGTTGAAGATCGTTTTGGTCATCATGGAATCAAGAGTGATACAATAAATTTCGTTGAAGATGATGTTTGGCCAGATCATGATGATGATCATGATTCGGTCTGCGGTGTCTTCGATCTTGCTACGAGTAGAATCGAATGGCCTAAGAAAACATGTTACTACATAAGCAGAACTCAATGGTTTGTTCCTGGAGTTGCTTATTATTAG